The DNA region GATCTGTACAGCTCTTTTAGCAGTAATTGAAATTGCTTCGTAGATATTCTCCGTTTGCTGATCAAACTCATTTTTGTTGATCGTTACCGTAGAAACGGCAGCATTCGAATTTTTAAGATCGTTCATGTTCATAGTCAAACTTATTTATTTTGCTTCTTTCTCTTGTGTGAAATTTTGTAACTGTGCCTTTACTTTTTCAAGTATCTTATCTGCCTCATCAGCATATTTCGTTTCCGGAAACTGCTTTTTGAGGGAATTGTAATCCGCTACAGCTTCTCTTAATCGTTCTTCCTGTAATCTTTCAAAACTATTAATGGCAAATCTTGAAGCCGATTCAAACCTGTAAAACATAGCATCCTCACGATAAATAGACCCTGGAAAATCAGAGATAAAATTATCAAAAGCCGCTACTGCTGGGGTTAAGAACGTATAATCAAACTGTCCTAATTTATTGAACTGCTTTGCTATTTCGTATGCTTTATGTTCTTTTTTATTGGTCAGCTGTTTCGCCATGGCGTTAGCTTCTTCAAAATATTCAGACTCTGGGTATGAATTGATGAAGAGCTGCAACTTGGTCAACGCTTTGTCCGTATCCGTTTGATCTAACGAATATACCGGCGAAAGCTCAAAATAACTCTT from Zobellia alginiliquefaciens includes:
- a CDS encoding outer membrane protein assembly factor BamD is translated as MRLLAPILLIALMSQSCSEYQKVLKNEEVKPKYDLAQKFYEEGDMKRANRLFEQIAPKYVGKPQGERVMFFLADTYFQRKDYNMAGYQFERFVKSYPKSDKVGEASFLGAKSYFELSPVYSLDQTDTDKALTKLQLFINSYPESEYFEEANAMAKQLTNKKEHKAYEIAKQFNKLGQFDYTFLTPAVAAFDNFISDFPGSIYREDAMFYRFESASRFAINSFERLQEERLREAVADYNSLKKQFPETKYADEADKILEKVKAQLQNFTQEKEAK